The bacterium genome has a segment encoding these proteins:
- a CDS encoding ABC transporter substrate-binding protein, with product MSTSSQLRPRQLAGLAAVLAFVVAAGGAASPSAADSPRSGGSINIAIVGDPGTINPLKDGGIADNYVSELIRDRLVCSGRDGDIVPCLATSWNTPNPTTFIFHLRRGVKFSNGAPFTAADAKYTYDQIAFGKNSDFNGAEGPIKGTRVIDDHTFEIDLSHPDPYFLEYMSLNSDMGIIPQGWLSQCGQNCDTTVVGTGPFTVTEWVKGDHLTLQRNPNYWDSPRPYLHQIIFKVTPDPEAQVLQLKAGAADILFQVPFKDLQSLSQAPGITVAKHGSGSMTEIIWNNRVAPFNNLKVRQALSYAIDRNQIGRVAMYGYADPMTDLLPPFHWGHDASYPAPTYDPNKAKELLAQAGYDANRPLSFELRIINNQDFIDQATLIQQQLQQIGVQVKVTPLDKATFLAPMFFTKDAHNLTWQAGLERYTFGADTPSIVWQTYDTGSYINFGGVNLPDGVKDSTLQNLIDRAKVETDKTKAKALFAQISAQVDKDALTVRLPWQNNVMAYRNRVQDFHVLAAFEYPLQYVWVNDGK from the coding sequence ATGTCCACAAGTTCCCAGCTTCGACCCCGGCAACTGGCCGGACTGGCGGCCGTTCTCGCGTTCGTTGTCGCGGCCGGCGGCGCCGCATCGCCCAGCGCTGCGGACTCCCCACGGTCGGGAGGCTCGATCAACATCGCCATTGTCGGCGACCCGGGTACGATCAACCCGCTGAAGGACGGCGGTATCGCCGACAACTACGTGTCCGAGCTCATTCGCGACCGGCTCGTGTGCAGCGGTCGGGACGGGGACATCGTGCCCTGTCTCGCGACAAGCTGGAATACGCCGAACCCGACGACGTTCATCTTCCATCTTCGCCGGGGGGTGAAGTTCAGTAACGGAGCGCCATTCACGGCGGCCGATGCGAAGTACACGTACGACCAAATCGCGTTCGGCAAGAATTCCGACTTCAACGGCGCGGAGGGACCGATCAAGGGCACGAGGGTCATCGACGACCACACGTTCGAAATCGACCTCTCGCACCCCGACCCCTACTTCCTCGAGTACATGTCGCTGAACTCCGACATGGGGATCATCCCCCAGGGCTGGCTCTCACAGTGCGGGCAGAACTGCGACACGACCGTCGTCGGGACGGGCCCGTTCACAGTGACGGAGTGGGTCAAGGGCGATCACCTCACGCTCCAGCGGAATCCGAACTACTGGGACAGCCCGCGTCCATACCTTCACCAGATCATATTCAAGGTGACGCCGGACCCTGAAGCTCAGGTGCTCCAGCTCAAGGCGGGCGCCGCGGACATCCTCTTTCAGGTTCCGTTCAAGGACCTCCAGAGTCTTTCGCAAGCACCCGGTATCACAGTCGCAAAGCACGGTTCTGGCAGCATGACCGAGATCATCTGGAATAATCGCGTCGCACCCTTCAACAATCTCAAGGTGCGCCAGGCCCTTTCCTACGCAATCGACCGGAACCAGATCGGCCGAGTCGCAATGTACGGCTACGCTGATCCGATGACGGATCTCCTGCCGCCGTTCCACTGGGGCCACGATGCCTCGTACCCAGCCCCCACGTACGATCCCAACAAGGCCAAGGAGCTGCTCGCCCAGGCAGGGTACGACGCCAACCGCCCGCTTTCGTTCGAGTTGCGGATCATCAACAATCAAGACTTCATCGATCAGGCGACGCTCATCCAGCAACAGCTCCAGCAGATCGGTGTCCAAGTGAAGGTGACCCCCCTCGACAAGGCGACGTTCCTCGCGCCGATGTTCTTCACGAAGGACGCCCACAACCTCACGTGGCAGGCGGGGCTGGAGCGGTACACGTTCGGGGCCGACACCCCATCGATCGTGTGGCAAACGTACGACACGGGCAGCTACATCAACTTCGGCGGTGTCAATCTTCCAGACGGTGTCAAGGATTCGACCCTGCAGAACCTCATCGATCGGGCGAAAGTAGAGACCGACAAGACGAAGGCGAAGGCGCTCTTCGCGCAGATCTCTGCCCAGGTCGACAAGGACGCCCTGACTGTGCGTCTGCCATGGCAGAACAACGTTATGGCATATCGGAACCGTGTACAGGACTTCCATGTACTCGCGGCGTTCGAGTACCCGCTCCAGTACGTATGGGTGAACGACGGGAAGTAG
- a CDS encoding ABC transporter permease: MWTYAARRMLLVVPVLLGLSILVFLLIHLAPGDPVTVQLGIHATAETAARLRSSLGLNAPLPVQYALWLNRVVRLDLGTSLYAHAPVAELIAQRFPTTLALTVASILLSLVIGVPLGVVSATRRDGIIDNVGRLFSIIDVSIPVFWLGFLLILAFAIGIPVFPPGGSVSEYGPIALVLPSVTLGASFAGIVVRFTRAAMLEVLGEDYIRTAQAKGLSTFAVNYSHALGNSLIPLVTVVGLQVGVLLSGAVLTETVFSLPGLGLLMVGAVAARDYPMVLGTVLFVAVLVVLVNLAVDLLYGVLDPRVRYE, translated from the coding sequence ATGTGGACCTATGCCGCGAGGCGGATGCTCCTTGTGGTCCCTGTGCTGTTGGGGCTGTCGATCCTAGTCTTCCTTCTAATCCATCTCGCGCCCGGCGACCCGGTCACGGTTCAGCTCGGGATACATGCGACGGCCGAGACTGCCGCGCGGTTGCGAAGCAGTCTCGGTCTCAACGCCCCGCTCCCCGTCCAGTACGCTCTGTGGCTCAACCGCGTCGTGCGCCTGGATCTCGGGACCTCACTGTACGCTCACGCGCCGGTCGCCGAACTCATCGCGCAGCGATTCCCCACCACGCTCGCGCTAACCGTCGCGAGCATCCTCTTGTCGCTCGTCATTGGCGTGCCGCTCGGAGTCGTGTCGGCGACTCGGCGCGACGGGATCATCGACAATGTGGGTCGCCTGTTTTCGATCATCGACGTATCGATCCCGGTGTTCTGGCTCGGGTTCCTGCTCATTCTCGCCTTTGCGATTGGTATCCCGGTCTTCCCGCCAGGTGGATCGGTGAGCGAGTACGGCCCAATCGCGCTCGTCCTCCCATCGGTCACACTCGGCGCCTCGTTCGCGGGGATCGTCGTCCGATTTACCCGCGCCGCGATGCTGGAGGTGCTCGGTGAGGACTACATCCGAACGGCGCAAGCGAAGGGGCTCTCCACGTTCGCGGTGAACTACAGCCATGCGCTCGGGAACTCACTCATCCCGCTCGTGACGGTCGTTGGGCTCCAGGTCGGGGTCCTCCTCTCCGGAGCGGTCCTTACCGAGACGGTCTTCTCGCTACCGGGCCTCGGCCTGCTCATGGTAGGCGCCGTCGCGGCACGTGACTACCCGATGGTCCTCGGTACCGTTCTCTTCGTGGCAGTGCTGGTCGTCCTCGTGAATCTCGCCGTCGATCTTCTGTACGGAGTGCTCGATCCTCGCGTTCGCTATGAGTGA
- a CDS encoding succinylglutamate desuccinylase/aspartoacylase family protein, with protein MTDDLRVAHISCPPGQSARGRIVVGYQQDGTELALPVLIMNGARQGPTVYMGALIHGGEPSGAEVIRQIMRERVDASALAGRLIAIPIQNPLAFRTSTYHSIEDGLNGNRIFPGDPTETLTNRLVAAISRYAVEKSDYVLDLHCNSRDSILFNFVRWNESEAARESVAISRAFGFTTVLSEAKRQGFGFEERLVGLLADMALAQGKPTLTVELTPNYDLVPPIIAGGVKGVLNVLRHLKMIEGEPEPQRDLPIINELLGPQLRVTPDHGGFVHPQAPIGSWVTKGQIVALIRDPWGDTVEEIASPTDGYVLAYPRRGNHAAASGDVVVFVAPIHPPVD; from the coding sequence ATGACCGACGACCTTCGCGTCGCCCATATTTCTTGTCCGCCCGGCCAATCGGCCCGCGGTCGAATCGTGGTTGGGTACCAGCAGGATGGCACGGAACTCGCGTTGCCAGTGCTTATCATGAACGGTGCGCGTCAAGGTCCTACCGTCTACATGGGGGCGCTCATTCACGGCGGCGAGCCATCTGGCGCGGAGGTCATCCGCCAGATCATGCGCGAGCGAGTGGACGCGTCGGCCCTTGCCGGACGGCTCATCGCCATCCCGATCCAGAATCCCTTGGCCTTCCGCACGAGTACATACCACAGCATCGAGGATGGGCTGAATGGCAACAGGATCTTCCCGGGCGATCCGACCGAGACGTTGACCAACCGGCTCGTTGCAGCGATATCACGGTACGCGGTCGAGAAATCCGACTACGTTCTCGATCTGCATTGCAACTCTCGCGATTCGATCCTCTTCAACTTCGTTCGCTGGAACGAGTCGGAGGCCGCACGTGAAAGCGTCGCAATCTCGCGTGCCTTCGGGTTCACGACCGTGCTGTCGGAGGCGAAACGGCAGGGCTTCGGATTCGAGGAGCGGCTGGTCGGATTGCTCGCCGACATGGCGCTCGCTCAGGGCAAGCCGACGCTGACCGTCGAGCTCACGCCGAACTATGACCTGGTCCCGCCTATCATCGCGGGAGGCGTTAAGGGAGTCCTCAACGTGCTCCGCCATCTCAAGATGATCGAGGGCGAGCCCGAGCCACAGCGCGACCTGCCAATCATCAACGAGCTGCTCGGGCCGCAGCTGCGGGTCACCCCTGACCATGGCGGCTTCGTGCACCCGCAGGCGCCGATTGGGAGCTGGGTGACGAAAGGCCAGATCGTCGCGCTGATCCGGGATCCGTGGGGGGATACAGTGGAAGAAATCGCGAGTCCGACCGACGGGTACGTCCTCGCGTACCCGCGCCGCGGCAACCATGCCGCAGCCAGCGGCGACGTCGTCGTGTTCGTGGCGCCAATTCATCCGCCGGTCGATTGA
- a CDS encoding SDR family oxidoreductase: MTQEDSRVAIVTGGGSGIGRAIAIALAADRCAIAVFDRNARNGAAVASEIERSGQRARAYEIDVTVSGQVRQAVEDVVKTFGRIDVLVNNAGIGFLGSVEELAEEEWDHVMSVNVKSVFLCSRAVIPHMAARGGGRIINVASVAGLVASPGRAAYCASKGAVVMLTRAMALDCATRNINVNSICPGVVITPMTEKSLRDPADRQRRLDGTPLKRLAQPEEIAPAAVYLAGPGGSFVTGSTLVVDGGWSID; encoded by the coding sequence ATGACACAAGAGGACAGCAGAGTCGCGATCGTGACTGGCGGGGGATCGGGAATCGGTCGAGCCATCGCGATCGCGCTCGCAGCCGACCGTTGCGCCATTGCGGTCTTCGATCGTAACGCTCGGAACGGTGCCGCCGTCGCGTCGGAGATCGAGCGCTCAGGACAGCGGGCACGTGCCTACGAGATCGATGTGACCGTGAGCGGGCAGGTCCGTCAGGCGGTCGAGGACGTGGTGAAGACGTTCGGCCGGATCGACGTACTGGTGAACAACGCCGGGATCGGCTTCCTGGGCTCTGTCGAGGAACTCGCAGAGGAGGAGTGGGACCATGTGATGTCGGTCAACGTCAAGAGCGTCTTCCTATGCTCGCGAGCCGTCATCCCCCATATGGCGGCGCGCGGGGGCGGTCGCATCATCAACGTCGCATCGGTCGCCGGGCTGGTGGCCTCTCCAGGCCGCGCCGCCTACTGCGCGTCGAAGGGCGCCGTCGTGATGCTTACGCGCGCAATGGCGCTTGACTGTGCCACCCGGAACATTAACGTGAACTCAATCTGTCCGGGGGTGGTCATCACGCCGATGACCGAGAAGTCGCTGCGCGATCCTGCGGACCGCCAGCGAAGGCTCGACGGCACGCCGCTCAAACGGCTCGCGCAGCCCGAGGAGATCGCCCCAGCCGCCGTCTATCTGGCTGGCCCCGGAGGCAGCTTTGTGACTGGTTCCACGCTGGTTGTCGATGGCGGGTGGAGCATCGATTGA
- a CDS encoding ABC transporter permease, whose translation MSDHSTNVNQTLSVAVAGNAVLEWTDDGWLGRLRRNRLALVGTAGIALFLSVGLFAPLIEPYPWSQFDLAHRLSGPTLRHVFGTDQFGRDILSRTIYGARVSMLVALAATAIGTVGGVLIGAAAGFFGGWIDELSMRTMDIILAFPQIVLAIAVAALLGPSLINVIWIVGLLMVPQFARVTRGSVIGVMNLEYITATRTIGQSEVMIVVRHILPNIAGPLIVLASLAIPGAIITEAALSFLGAGVQLPEPSWGNLLSGGNAYLLQAPWLSIFPGLAITLAVLSFNLLGDGLRDALDVAGGPA comes from the coding sequence ATGAGTGACCATTCCACAAACGTCAACCAGACGCTCTCTGTGGCGGTCGCTGGGAACGCCGTGCTCGAATGGACCGACGACGGATGGCTCGGCCGCCTCCGCCGCAATCGCCTCGCCCTCGTTGGAACTGCCGGCATCGCACTGTTCCTGAGCGTCGGCCTGTTCGCACCGCTCATCGAGCCATATCCGTGGAGCCAGTTTGACCTTGCGCATCGCCTGAGCGGTCCGACGCTCCGCCACGTGTTCGGCACCGATCAGTTCGGGCGAGACATCCTTTCTCGCACGATCTACGGGGCTCGGGTATCGATGCTAGTCGCCCTGGCCGCAACGGCGATCGGGACCGTCGGAGGCGTCCTAATCGGTGCGGCGGCAGGCTTCTTCGGTGGCTGGATCGATGAGTTGTCGATGCGGACTATGGACATCATCCTCGCGTTCCCCCAGATCGTGCTCGCGATCGCCGTCGCGGCGTTGCTCGGTCCGAGCCTCATCAATGTCATCTGGATCGTCGGCCTGCTCATGGTTCCCCAGTTCGCTCGCGTCACACGAGGCTCCGTAATCGGTGTGATGAACCTCGAATACATCACGGCCACCCGGACCATCGGGCAAAGCGAGGTCATGATCGTCGTACGGCACATCCTCCCGAACATCGCCGGCCCGCTCATCGTGCTCGCCTCCCTCGCCATCCCCGGCGCGATTATTACCGAGGCCGCCCTCAGCTTCCTTGGCGCCGGCGTGCAGCTCCCCGAACCGAGTTGGGGTAATCTCCTGTCTGGGGGCAACGCCTACCTGCTCCAGGCGCCGTGGCTCTCAATATTTCCCGGGCTCGCCATCACTCTCGCCGTTCTCTCATTCAACCTCCTCGGCGACGGGCTTCGCGATGCCCTCGATGTAGCGGGCGGACCGGCATGA